The following are encoded in a window of Numida meleagris isolate 19003 breed g44 Domestic line chromosome 9, NumMel1.0, whole genome shotgun sequence genomic DNA:
- the FAM214A gene encoding protein FAM214A isoform X5 yields MLEPAMDTLDEYFEYEAEEFLVSLALLITEGRTPEHSIKGRTEGFHCPPAQSSQPPTTKHECSDKLAQCRQARRTRSEVMLLWKNNTPIMVEVMLLPDCCYSDEGPNTEGNDLNDPAIKQDALLLERWILEPVPRQSGDRFIEEKTLLLAVRSFVFFSQLSAWLSVSHGAVPRNILYRVGAADVDLQWTFSQTPTEHVFPVPNVSHNVALKVSVQSLPRQSNYPVLTCSIHTNLSYYEKQMKERKLHQHSESSAAELCSTSSPQRVCGKQAWTMTPESLLNVKKTPEFTSSIRNLKLYPSAGLGSDFAASQSKVQCYNAAADSKTQSHETAVRTFKSFSLIDSRVSNGHCSHQSTGETNPLIGSLLQERQEVIARIAQHLIHCDPATSPGVAGRPFNIHETSTATPKAYRSTYEDESLLRKGKETSPVPTVNLDNAIQEDGGEGKTRAIPEIPRLDPRAPANHCGRPPAGEGNPLIDSLLQERREVIARIAQHLIHCDPATSHVNGRPFKVHETSPVTSKIFRSTYEDENLLKKVKQPSSVSFAKSSFSLLEDSSKSRFKTPDTPISPRFDGESKASLKLQARRKLVLAKPSEAVQNAFHQTSNKTSHSFTNMHTSSPCVKENKSELPDKLEMMHSDYVQKDQVTNRIKQCSNFSSVDEQVCTNKLKERMIVSESSNMGTFNNLQIDKCRLLEGTKKATVMQASDSLHKNELKCSDKDSKKSSIYEQNTQLISIENYLNKDHDNFKNKNRQDKMKAAHDENEEPVGLDFQSTSQKKSTEDGSIRCERLKNPDVQKAPALKHTNIWRKHNFRSLDGTSTKAFHPRTGLPLLSSPVPQRKTQSGCFDLDSSLLQLKCLSARSPQQCINRESDPESHGKPFLSSSAPPVTSLSLLGNFEESVLNFRLDPLGIVEGFTAEVGASGVFCPTHMTLPVEVSFYSVSDDNAPSPYMGVITLESLGKRGYRVPPSGTIQVTLFNPNKTVVKMFVVIYDLREMPANHQTFLRQRTFSVPVRREIKRTVNKENSQQTEERLLRYLIHLRFQSSKSGKIYLHRDVRLLFSRKSMEVDSGAAYELKSYTESPTNPQFSPRC; encoded by the exons ATACTTTAGATGAGTACTTTGAGTATGAAGCTGAGGAGTTCCTGGTCTCCTTGGCCTTGCTGATCACCGAAGGTCGGACACCCGAACACTCGATAAAGGGCAGAACCGAGGGCTTTCATTGTCCTCCAGCGCAGTCAAGTCAGCCACCAACAACTAAGCATGAATGCAGTGACAAGCTGGCTCAG TGTCGTCAAGCCAGGCGAACCAGATCTGAGGTTATGCTACTGTGGAAAAACAATACTCCAATCATGGTTGAAGTGATGTTACTTCCAGACTGTTGCTATAGTGATGAAGGGCCTAACACAGAGGGGAACGATTTAAATGATCCTGCAATCAAACAAGATGCGTTGTTGTTAGAAAGGTGGATTTTGGAACCAGTTCCTCGACA AAGCGGAGATCGATTCATTGAAGAGAAGACACTTTTGTTGGCTGTTcgctcttttgttttcttctcccagctGAGCGCGTGGCTGAGTGTTTCACATGGTGCTGTTCCCCGTAACATTCTGTACAG GGTGGGTGCTGCAGATGTGGACCTGCAATGGACGTTCTCCCAGACACCAACGGAGCATGTCTTTCCTGTTCCTAATGTTTCTCACAATGTGGCCTTGAAAGTCAGTGTCCAGTCCTTACCCAGACAATCAAATTACCCAGTTTTGACCTGTAGTATTCACACCAACCTTAGCtattatgaaaagcaaatgaaggaGCGTAAGTTACATCAGCACAGTGAATCCAGTGCAGCAGAACTGTGCAGTACCTCCAGTCCGCAGCGTGTCTGTGGGAAACAAGCGTGGACAATGACACCTGAAAGCTTACTTAATGTAAAAAAGACACCTGAATTTACTTCCTCTATCAGAAATTTAAAGCTTTATCCGTCTGCTGGTCTTGGATCTGATTTTGCAGCGTCACAATCGAAAGTTCAGTGCTATAATGCTGCAGCAGACAGTAAGACGCAATCTCACGAAACAGCTGTTCGAACttttaaatccttttctttGATTGATTCCCGTGTTTCAAATGGTCATTGCTCTCATCAGTCCACAGGAGAAACCAATCCTTTGATAGGCTCCTTACTTCAGGAGCGACAAGAAGTCATTGCGAGAATTGCTCAACACTTGATTCACTGTGATCCAGCTACTTCCCCAGGGGTTGCTGGACGTCCCTTCAACATACACGAAACCAGCACAGCTACACCAAAAGCTTATCGAAGTACTTATGAAGATGAAAGCTTGCTGAGGAAAGGCAAGGAAACCTCACCTGTTCCTACTGTCAATTTAGATAATGCAATACAAGAAGATGGTGGTGAAGGCAAAACTAGAGCAATACCAGAAATCCCACGGCTCGATCCTCGTGCTCCAGCGAACCACTGTGGCCGTCCACCTGCAGGAGAAGGTAACCCTCTCATTGACTCTCTGCTCCAGGAGCGGCGGGAGGTTATAGCAAGGATTGCCCAGCACTTGATTCATTGTGATCCAGCTACTTCTCATGTCAATGGTCGTCCATTCAAAGTGCATGAGACTAGCCCAGTTACTTCAAAAATTTTCCGAAGTACatatgaagatgaaaatttgCTGAAGAAAGTCAAGCAaccatcttctgtttcttttgctaaaTCCAGTTTTTCTCTGCTCGAAGACAGCAGTAAATCAAGGTTCAAAACACCTGATACTCCGATCAGTCCTAGGTTTGATGGTGAATCAAAGGCTTCTCTGAAACTTCAAGCGAGAAGAAAATTGGTGTTAGCAAAACCCAGTGAAGCTgtccaaaatgcatttcatcAGACTTCAAATAAGACTTCTCATTCATTTACTAACATGCACACATCATCACCatgtgttaaagaaaataaatctgaattgCCGGATAAATTGGAAATGATGCATTCTGATTATGTGCAGAAAGACCAGGTAACCAATAGAATTAAACAGTGTTCAAATTTTAGCAGCGTTGATGAACAGGTTTGCACAAATAAACTTAAAGAAAGAATGATTGTTAGTGAGAGCAGCAACATGGGCACTTTTAACAATTTGCAGATAGATAAATGTAGACTACTTGAAGgtacaaaaaaagcaactgtgATGCAGGCATCTGACTCTTTGCACAAGAATGAACTCAAATGTTCAGATAAAGACTCAAAGAAATCAAGTATTTATGAGCAAAATACCCAGCTTATTAgtattgaaaattatttaaataaagaccATGacaatttcaaaaataaaaacagacaagataaaatgaaagctgCACATGATGAGAATGAAGAGCCAGTAGGCCTTGATTTCCAAAGCACTTCTCAGAAGAAGTCTACAGAAGACGGCTCTATTAGGTGTGAGCGGCTGAAGAACCCAGATGTGCAG AAAGCACCAGCTCtaaaacacacaaatatatgGCGGAAACACAATTTTCGGTCCTTGGATGGAACTTCAACCAAGGCTTTTCATCCCCGAACTGGGTTGCCTCTGCTTTCAAGTCCT GTTCCTCAGAGGAAAACACAGTCTGGGTGCTTTGATCTGGATTCATCACTGCTGCAGTTGAAATGTTTGTCTGCAAGAAG CCCACAACAATGTATAAACAGAGAGAGTGATCCAGAGAGCCATGGGAAACCATTTCTAAGTTCTAGTGCTCCACCAGTAACAAGTCTTAGCCTTCTGGGAAACTTTGAG gagtCCGTCTTGAATTTTCGCTTAGACCCGCTAGGCATCGTCGAGGGCTTCACAGCAGAAGTGGGAGCGAGCGGGGTCTTCTGTCCCACTCACATGACTCTCCCTGTTGAAGTGTCATTCTACAGTGTTTCAGATGATAACGCACCCTCTCCTTACATG ggTGTAATTACTTTAGAGTCCCTTGGTAAAAGGGGTTATCGGGTACCGCCTTCAGGAACGATACAAGTG ACCTTATTTAACCCTAACAAAACTGTGGTGAAGATGTTTGTGGTGATCTATGACTTGAGAGAGATGCCAGCTAATCATCAGACATTCCTACGGCAAAGAACTTTCTCTGTTCCTGTGAGACGAGAAATCAAGCGGACTGTCAATAAAGAAAATAGCCAACAGACTGAAGAAAGGCTACTACGCTACCTCATACATCTGAG GTTCCAGAGTTCTAAATCTGGAAAGATCTACCTCCACCGAGACGTTAGGCTCCTGTTCTCTCGGAAGTCCATGGAAGTTGATAGCGGCGCTGCGTATGAACTCAAATCTTACACTGAATCTCCAACAAATCCTCAGTTTTCCCCAAGATGTTAG
- the FAM214A gene encoding protein FAM214A isoform X6, with the protein MKPERDTLDEYFEYEAEEFLVSLALLITEGRTPEHSIKGRTEGFHCPPAQSSQPPTTKHECSDKLAQCRQARRTRSEVMLLWKNNTPIMVEVMLLPDCCYSDEGPNTEGNDLNDPAIKQDALLLERWILEPVPRQSGDRFIEEKTLLLAVRSFVFFSQLSAWLSVSHGAVPRNILYRVGAADVDLQWTFSQTPTEHVFPVPNVSHNVALKVSVQSLPRQSNYPVLTCSIHTNLSYYEKQMKERKLHQHSESSAAELCSTSSPQRVCGKQAWTMTPESLLNVKKTPEFTSSIRNLKLYPSAGLGSDFAASQSKVQCYNAAADSKTQSHETAVRTFKSFSLIDSRVSNGHCSHQSTGETNPLIGSLLQERQEVIARIAQHLIHCDPATSPGVAGRPFNIHETSTATPKAYRSTYEDESLLRKGKETSPVPTVNLDNAIQEDGGEGKTRAIPEIPRLDPRAPANHCGRPPAGEGNPLIDSLLQERREVIARIAQHLIHCDPATSHVNGRPFKVHETSPVTSKIFRSTYEDENLLKKVKQPSSVSFAKSSFSLLEDSSKSRFKTPDTPISPRFDGESKASLKLQARRKLVLAKPSEAVQNAFHQTSNKTSHSFTNMHTSSPCVKENKSELPDKLEMMHSDYVQKDQVTNRIKQCSNFSSVDEQVCTNKLKERMIVSESSNMGTFNNLQIDKCRLLEGTKKATVMQASDSLHKNELKCSDKDSKKSSIYEQNTQLISIENYLNKDHDNFKNKNRQDKMKAAHDENEEPVGLDFQSTSQKKSTEDGSIRCERLKNPDVQKAPALKHTNIWRKHNFRSLDGTSTKAFHPRTGLPLLSSPVPQRKTQSGCFDLDSSLLQLKCLSARSPQQCINRESDPESHGKPFLSSSAPPVTSLSLLGNFEESVLNFRLDPLGIVEGFTAEVGASGVFCPTHMTLPVEVSFYSVSDDNAPSPYMGVITLESLGKRGYRVPPSGTIQVTLFNPNKTVVKMFVVIYDLREMPANHQTFLRQRTFSVPVRREIKRTVNKENSQQTEERLLRYLIHLRFQSSKSGKIYLHRDVRLLFSRKSMEVDSGAAYELKSYTESPTNPQFSPRC; encoded by the exons ATACTTTAGATGAGTACTTTGAGTATGAAGCTGAGGAGTTCCTGGTCTCCTTGGCCTTGCTGATCACCGAAGGTCGGACACCCGAACACTCGATAAAGGGCAGAACCGAGGGCTTTCATTGTCCTCCAGCGCAGTCAAGTCAGCCACCAACAACTAAGCATGAATGCAGTGACAAGCTGGCTCAG TGTCGTCAAGCCAGGCGAACCAGATCTGAGGTTATGCTACTGTGGAAAAACAATACTCCAATCATGGTTGAAGTGATGTTACTTCCAGACTGTTGCTATAGTGATGAAGGGCCTAACACAGAGGGGAACGATTTAAATGATCCTGCAATCAAACAAGATGCGTTGTTGTTAGAAAGGTGGATTTTGGAACCAGTTCCTCGACA AAGCGGAGATCGATTCATTGAAGAGAAGACACTTTTGTTGGCTGTTcgctcttttgttttcttctcccagctGAGCGCGTGGCTGAGTGTTTCACATGGTGCTGTTCCCCGTAACATTCTGTACAG GGTGGGTGCTGCAGATGTGGACCTGCAATGGACGTTCTCCCAGACACCAACGGAGCATGTCTTTCCTGTTCCTAATGTTTCTCACAATGTGGCCTTGAAAGTCAGTGTCCAGTCCTTACCCAGACAATCAAATTACCCAGTTTTGACCTGTAGTATTCACACCAACCTTAGCtattatgaaaagcaaatgaaggaGCGTAAGTTACATCAGCACAGTGAATCCAGTGCAGCAGAACTGTGCAGTACCTCCAGTCCGCAGCGTGTCTGTGGGAAACAAGCGTGGACAATGACACCTGAAAGCTTACTTAATGTAAAAAAGACACCTGAATTTACTTCCTCTATCAGAAATTTAAAGCTTTATCCGTCTGCTGGTCTTGGATCTGATTTTGCAGCGTCACAATCGAAAGTTCAGTGCTATAATGCTGCAGCAGACAGTAAGACGCAATCTCACGAAACAGCTGTTCGAACttttaaatccttttctttGATTGATTCCCGTGTTTCAAATGGTCATTGCTCTCATCAGTCCACAGGAGAAACCAATCCTTTGATAGGCTCCTTACTTCAGGAGCGACAAGAAGTCATTGCGAGAATTGCTCAACACTTGATTCACTGTGATCCAGCTACTTCCCCAGGGGTTGCTGGACGTCCCTTCAACATACACGAAACCAGCACAGCTACACCAAAAGCTTATCGAAGTACTTATGAAGATGAAAGCTTGCTGAGGAAAGGCAAGGAAACCTCACCTGTTCCTACTGTCAATTTAGATAATGCAATACAAGAAGATGGTGGTGAAGGCAAAACTAGAGCAATACCAGAAATCCCACGGCTCGATCCTCGTGCTCCAGCGAACCACTGTGGCCGTCCACCTGCAGGAGAAGGTAACCCTCTCATTGACTCTCTGCTCCAGGAGCGGCGGGAGGTTATAGCAAGGATTGCCCAGCACTTGATTCATTGTGATCCAGCTACTTCTCATGTCAATGGTCGTCCATTCAAAGTGCATGAGACTAGCCCAGTTACTTCAAAAATTTTCCGAAGTACatatgaagatgaaaatttgCTGAAGAAAGTCAAGCAaccatcttctgtttcttttgctaaaTCCAGTTTTTCTCTGCTCGAAGACAGCAGTAAATCAAGGTTCAAAACACCTGATACTCCGATCAGTCCTAGGTTTGATGGTGAATCAAAGGCTTCTCTGAAACTTCAAGCGAGAAGAAAATTGGTGTTAGCAAAACCCAGTGAAGCTgtccaaaatgcatttcatcAGACTTCAAATAAGACTTCTCATTCATTTACTAACATGCACACATCATCACCatgtgttaaagaaaataaatctgaattgCCGGATAAATTGGAAATGATGCATTCTGATTATGTGCAGAAAGACCAGGTAACCAATAGAATTAAACAGTGTTCAAATTTTAGCAGCGTTGATGAACAGGTTTGCACAAATAAACTTAAAGAAAGAATGATTGTTAGTGAGAGCAGCAACATGGGCACTTTTAACAATTTGCAGATAGATAAATGTAGACTACTTGAAGgtacaaaaaaagcaactgtgATGCAGGCATCTGACTCTTTGCACAAGAATGAACTCAAATGTTCAGATAAAGACTCAAAGAAATCAAGTATTTATGAGCAAAATACCCAGCTTATTAgtattgaaaattatttaaataaagaccATGacaatttcaaaaataaaaacagacaagataaaatgaaagctgCACATGATGAGAATGAAGAGCCAGTAGGCCTTGATTTCCAAAGCACTTCTCAGAAGAAGTCTACAGAAGACGGCTCTATTAGGTGTGAGCGGCTGAAGAACCCAGATGTGCAG AAAGCACCAGCTCtaaaacacacaaatatatgGCGGAAACACAATTTTCGGTCCTTGGATGGAACTTCAACCAAGGCTTTTCATCCCCGAACTGGGTTGCCTCTGCTTTCAAGTCCT GTTCCTCAGAGGAAAACACAGTCTGGGTGCTTTGATCTGGATTCATCACTGCTGCAGTTGAAATGTTTGTCTGCAAGAAG CCCACAACAATGTATAAACAGAGAGAGTGATCCAGAGAGCCATGGGAAACCATTTCTAAGTTCTAGTGCTCCACCAGTAACAAGTCTTAGCCTTCTGGGAAACTTTGAG gagtCCGTCTTGAATTTTCGCTTAGACCCGCTAGGCATCGTCGAGGGCTTCACAGCAGAAGTGGGAGCGAGCGGGGTCTTCTGTCCCACTCACATGACTCTCCCTGTTGAAGTGTCATTCTACAGTGTTTCAGATGATAACGCACCCTCTCCTTACATG ggTGTAATTACTTTAGAGTCCCTTGGTAAAAGGGGTTATCGGGTACCGCCTTCAGGAACGATACAAGTG ACCTTATTTAACCCTAACAAAACTGTGGTGAAGATGTTTGTGGTGATCTATGACTTGAGAGAGATGCCAGCTAATCATCAGACATTCCTACGGCAAAGAACTTTCTCTGTTCCTGTGAGACGAGAAATCAAGCGGACTGTCAATAAAGAAAATAGCCAACAGACTGAAGAAAGGCTACTACGCTACCTCATACATCTGAG GTTCCAGAGTTCTAAATCTGGAAAGATCTACCTCCACCGAGACGTTAGGCTCCTGTTCTCTCGGAAGTCCATGGAAGTTGATAGCGGCGCTGCGTATGAACTCAAATCTTACACTGAATCTCCAACAAATCCTCAGTTTTCCCCAAGATGTTAG
- the FAM214A gene encoding protein FAM214A isoform X1 codes for MLQCVFVFRRAIAVLLPDASRVPLLQRVEKRKIKPEHTLDEYFEYEAEEFLVSLALLITEGRTPEHSIKGRTEGFHCPPAQSSQPPTTKHECSDKLAQCRQARRTRSEVMLLWKNNTPIMVEVMLLPDCCYSDEGPNTEGNDLNDPAIKQDALLLERWILEPVPRQSGDRFIEEKTLLLAVRSFVFFSQLSAWLSVSHGAVPRNILYRVGAADVDLQWTFSQTPTEHVFPVPNVSHNVALKVSVQSLPRQSNYPVLTCSIHTNLSYYEKQMKERKLHQHSESSAAELCSTSSPQRVCGKQAWTMTPESLLNVKKTPEFTSSIRNLKLYPSAGLGSDFAASQSKVQCYNAAADSKTQSHETAVRTFKSFSLIDSRVSNGHCSHQSTGETNPLIGSLLQERQEVIARIAQHLIHCDPATSPGVAGRPFNIHETSTATPKAYRSTYEDESLLRKGKETSPVPTVNLDNAIQEDGGEGKTRAIPEIPRLDPRAPANHCGRPPAGEGNPLIDSLLQERREVIARIAQHLIHCDPATSHVNGRPFKVHETSPVTSKIFRSTYEDENLLKKVKQPSSVSFAKSSFSLLEDSSKSRFKTPDTPISPRFDGESKASLKLQARRKLVLAKPSEAVQNAFHQTSNKTSHSFTNMHTSSPCVKENKSELPDKLEMMHSDYVQKDQVTNRIKQCSNFSSVDEQVCTNKLKERMIVSESSNMGTFNNLQIDKCRLLEGTKKATVMQASDSLHKNELKCSDKDSKKSSIYEQNTQLISIENYLNKDHDNFKNKNRQDKMKAAHDENEEPVGLDFQSTSQKKSTEDGSIRCERLKNPDVQKAPALKHTNIWRKHNFRSLDGTSTKAFHPRTGLPLLSSPVPQRKTQSGCFDLDSSLLQLKCLSARSPQQCINRESDPESHGKPFLSSSAPPVTSLSLLGNFEESVLNFRLDPLGIVEGFTAEVGASGVFCPTHMTLPVEVSFYSVSDDNAPSPYMGVITLESLGKRGYRVPPSGTIQVTLFNPNKTVVKMFVVIYDLREMPANHQTFLRQRTFSVPVRREIKRTVNKENSQQTEERLLRYLIHLRFQSSKSGKIYLHRDVRLLFSRKSMEVDSGAAYELKSYTESPTNPQFSPRC; via the exons ATACTTTAGATGAGTACTTTGAGTATGAAGCTGAGGAGTTCCTGGTCTCCTTGGCCTTGCTGATCACCGAAGGTCGGACACCCGAACACTCGATAAAGGGCAGAACCGAGGGCTTTCATTGTCCTCCAGCGCAGTCAAGTCAGCCACCAACAACTAAGCATGAATGCAGTGACAAGCTGGCTCAG TGTCGTCAAGCCAGGCGAACCAGATCTGAGGTTATGCTACTGTGGAAAAACAATACTCCAATCATGGTTGAAGTGATGTTACTTCCAGACTGTTGCTATAGTGATGAAGGGCCTAACACAGAGGGGAACGATTTAAATGATCCTGCAATCAAACAAGATGCGTTGTTGTTAGAAAGGTGGATTTTGGAACCAGTTCCTCGACA AAGCGGAGATCGATTCATTGAAGAGAAGACACTTTTGTTGGCTGTTcgctcttttgttttcttctcccagctGAGCGCGTGGCTGAGTGTTTCACATGGTGCTGTTCCCCGTAACATTCTGTACAG GGTGGGTGCTGCAGATGTGGACCTGCAATGGACGTTCTCCCAGACACCAACGGAGCATGTCTTTCCTGTTCCTAATGTTTCTCACAATGTGGCCTTGAAAGTCAGTGTCCAGTCCTTACCCAGACAATCAAATTACCCAGTTTTGACCTGTAGTATTCACACCAACCTTAGCtattatgaaaagcaaatgaaggaGCGTAAGTTACATCAGCACAGTGAATCCAGTGCAGCAGAACTGTGCAGTACCTCCAGTCCGCAGCGTGTCTGTGGGAAACAAGCGTGGACAATGACACCTGAAAGCTTACTTAATGTAAAAAAGACACCTGAATTTACTTCCTCTATCAGAAATTTAAAGCTTTATCCGTCTGCTGGTCTTGGATCTGATTTTGCAGCGTCACAATCGAAAGTTCAGTGCTATAATGCTGCAGCAGACAGTAAGACGCAATCTCACGAAACAGCTGTTCGAACttttaaatccttttctttGATTGATTCCCGTGTTTCAAATGGTCATTGCTCTCATCAGTCCACAGGAGAAACCAATCCTTTGATAGGCTCCTTACTTCAGGAGCGACAAGAAGTCATTGCGAGAATTGCTCAACACTTGATTCACTGTGATCCAGCTACTTCCCCAGGGGTTGCTGGACGTCCCTTCAACATACACGAAACCAGCACAGCTACACCAAAAGCTTATCGAAGTACTTATGAAGATGAAAGCTTGCTGAGGAAAGGCAAGGAAACCTCACCTGTTCCTACTGTCAATTTAGATAATGCAATACAAGAAGATGGTGGTGAAGGCAAAACTAGAGCAATACCAGAAATCCCACGGCTCGATCCTCGTGCTCCAGCGAACCACTGTGGCCGTCCACCTGCAGGAGAAGGTAACCCTCTCATTGACTCTCTGCTCCAGGAGCGGCGGGAGGTTATAGCAAGGATTGCCCAGCACTTGATTCATTGTGATCCAGCTACTTCTCATGTCAATGGTCGTCCATTCAAAGTGCATGAGACTAGCCCAGTTACTTCAAAAATTTTCCGAAGTACatatgaagatgaaaatttgCTGAAGAAAGTCAAGCAaccatcttctgtttcttttgctaaaTCCAGTTTTTCTCTGCTCGAAGACAGCAGTAAATCAAGGTTCAAAACACCTGATACTCCGATCAGTCCTAGGTTTGATGGTGAATCAAAGGCTTCTCTGAAACTTCAAGCGAGAAGAAAATTGGTGTTAGCAAAACCCAGTGAAGCTgtccaaaatgcatttcatcAGACTTCAAATAAGACTTCTCATTCATTTACTAACATGCACACATCATCACCatgtgttaaagaaaataaatctgaattgCCGGATAAATTGGAAATGATGCATTCTGATTATGTGCAGAAAGACCAGGTAACCAATAGAATTAAACAGTGTTCAAATTTTAGCAGCGTTGATGAACAGGTTTGCACAAATAAACTTAAAGAAAGAATGATTGTTAGTGAGAGCAGCAACATGGGCACTTTTAACAATTTGCAGATAGATAAATGTAGACTACTTGAAGgtacaaaaaaagcaactgtgATGCAGGCATCTGACTCTTTGCACAAGAATGAACTCAAATGTTCAGATAAAGACTCAAAGAAATCAAGTATTTATGAGCAAAATACCCAGCTTATTAgtattgaaaattatttaaataaagaccATGacaatttcaaaaataaaaacagacaagataaaatgaaagctgCACATGATGAGAATGAAGAGCCAGTAGGCCTTGATTTCCAAAGCACTTCTCAGAAGAAGTCTACAGAAGACGGCTCTATTAGGTGTGAGCGGCTGAAGAACCCAGATGTGCAG AAAGCACCAGCTCtaaaacacacaaatatatgGCGGAAACACAATTTTCGGTCCTTGGATGGAACTTCAACCAAGGCTTTTCATCCCCGAACTGGGTTGCCTCTGCTTTCAAGTCCT GTTCCTCAGAGGAAAACACAGTCTGGGTGCTTTGATCTGGATTCATCACTGCTGCAGTTGAAATGTTTGTCTGCAAGAAG CCCACAACAATGTATAAACAGAGAGAGTGATCCAGAGAGCCATGGGAAACCATTTCTAAGTTCTAGTGCTCCACCAGTAACAAGTCTTAGCCTTCTGGGAAACTTTGAG gagtCCGTCTTGAATTTTCGCTTAGACCCGCTAGGCATCGTCGAGGGCTTCACAGCAGAAGTGGGAGCGAGCGGGGTCTTCTGTCCCACTCACATGACTCTCCCTGTTGAAGTGTCATTCTACAGTGTTTCAGATGATAACGCACCCTCTCCTTACATG ggTGTAATTACTTTAGAGTCCCTTGGTAAAAGGGGTTATCGGGTACCGCCTTCAGGAACGATACAAGTG ACCTTATTTAACCCTAACAAAACTGTGGTGAAGATGTTTGTGGTGATCTATGACTTGAGAGAGATGCCAGCTAATCATCAGACATTCCTACGGCAAAGAACTTTCTCTGTTCCTGTGAGACGAGAAATCAAGCGGACTGTCAATAAAGAAAATAGCCAACAGACTGAAGAAAGGCTACTACGCTACCTCATACATCTGAG GTTCCAGAGTTCTAAATCTGGAAAGATCTACCTCCACCGAGACGTTAGGCTCCTGTTCTCTCGGAAGTCCATGGAAGTTGATAGCGGCGCTGCGTATGAACTCAAATCTTACACTGAATCTCCAACAAATCCTCAGTTTTCCCCAAGATGTTAG